Proteins encoded in a region of the Mycolicibacterium chitae genome:
- a CDS encoding glutamine synthetase family protein, which yields MDTLNDIDSSYSAKAQELADAGVRYVTASWADIFGRNRAKSHPVGLLPELMAGFARYTPRGINGIGAMDPVEEEVTALPDIDTLTVLPWDNRFAWMASDMWSDKGEPFSLCPRSILKKQIERAANQGYRCTLGIEPEFYVYRPDDLNSGGFGSLTATGGIEPSPAYDVETSYDVADFLDDVVSTMEQIGLKAFALGAEGGVGQFEIDFYYKDLLEMADRVTLFRLMVHQVAKRHGLAVTFMPKPFANLWGSGAHFNLGLYSVDGSGESVLRLGNPAIPGEEEWSKESKYFVGGLLKHARALTAITNPLVNSYKRLTPRLVDGSVSWAPIKIAYGPNNRSCMIRLPENRPAIEVRNPDASANVYLAGAFLLAAGLDGIANEIDPGPEITELASERAEISRLPRTLLEAVEAFEADELTYEVFSEDFIKDYAETKRMEWEKDHLPVGDAERADHLVYF from the coding sequence ATGGATACCCTCAACGACATCGACTCGTCCTACTCGGCCAAGGCCCAGGAACTCGCCGACGCCGGCGTGCGGTACGTCACCGCCTCGTGGGCCGACATCTTCGGCCGCAACCGGGCCAAGAGCCATCCGGTCGGTCTGCTGCCGGAACTGATGGCCGGCTTCGCGCGCTACACCCCGCGCGGAATCAACGGCATCGGCGCCATGGACCCGGTCGAGGAAGAGGTCACGGCGCTGCCCGACATCGACACCCTCACCGTGCTGCCCTGGGACAACCGCTTCGCCTGGATGGCCTCGGACATGTGGTCGGACAAGGGCGAACCGTTCTCCCTGTGCCCGCGGTCGATCCTGAAGAAGCAGATCGAGCGCGCGGCGAACCAGGGCTACCGCTGCACCCTGGGCATCGAACCGGAGTTCTACGTGTACCGCCCCGACGACCTCAACTCCGGCGGGTTCGGTTCCCTGACCGCGACCGGTGGCATCGAGCCCAGCCCGGCCTACGACGTCGAAACCTCCTATGACGTCGCCGATTTCCTCGACGACGTGGTGAGCACCATGGAACAGATCGGCCTGAAGGCGTTCGCGCTGGGCGCCGAGGGCGGGGTGGGCCAGTTCGAGATCGACTTCTACTACAAGGATCTGCTGGAGATGGCCGACCGGGTCACCCTGTTCCGGCTGATGGTGCATCAGGTGGCCAAGCGGCACGGGCTGGCCGTCACGTTCATGCCAAAACCTTTTGCCAACCTGTGGGGCTCCGGCGCGCACTTCAACCTCGGGCTCTACTCGGTGGACGGATCGGGCGAAAGCGTTCTGCGCCTGGGTAATCCGGCCATCCCCGGCGAGGAGGAGTGGTCCAAGGAGTCCAAGTACTTCGTCGGCGGCCTGCTCAAGCACGCCCGCGCGCTGACGGCGATCACCAACCCCCTGGTCAACTCCTACAAGCGGCTGACCCCGCGGCTGGTCGACGGCTCGGTGTCGTGGGCGCCCATCAAGATCGCCTACGGCCCCAACAACCGGTCCTGCATGATCCGGCTGCCGGAGAACCGTCCGGCCATCGAGGTTCGCAACCCGGACGCGTCGGCCAATGTCTATCTGGCCGGGGCGTTCCTACTGGCGGCCGGGCTCGACGGCATCGCCAACGAGATCGATCCCGGGCCGGAGATCACCGAACTGGCCTCCGAGCGCGCCGAGATCTCGCGGCTGCCCCGAACCCTGCTCGAGGCCGTCGAGGCGTTCGAGGCCGACGAGTTGACCTACGAGGTCTTCAGCGAGGACTTCATCAAGGACTACGCGGAGACCAAGCGCATGGAGTGGGAGAAGGACCACCTGCCCGTCGGCGACGCCGAGCGCGCCGATCACCTGGTGTACTTCTAG
- a CDS encoding purine-cytosine permease family protein: MKEEVAAAAEPTTAMVDVVGKVESYGIEYIPDEDRHSRPRNLLWILFGGSMTFGIIVIGWVPVSLGLGWWESASAIVVGSAIGATLMAPMGLLGLRSGSNNPVASGAHFGALGRMIGSALGITADIVFAALCIWAAGEVLARSVVRIFGVESQAVTVALLIIAYALVAIVMTIIAVMGHANMVTFTKWMVPTAGSIMILYIFVAAKNFDPSYAGGDYALGSFWPTWILGMLACAGTVNSYGPYVGDWTRHISTKKYPPRHSVAAAWVGGFFGMGGAFMFGAYTAVTFKDPINAYATEFANNVPYWFLFFALYLAFIPGTAQAVINIYNMGLDFSSIVPGISRVRATIYLSIVSTVLVFIGAFYQQLSAIVSSYLAILIVLGAPWTIINLIGYFNNRGYYDPDSLQVYNRGQMGGRYWSSAGLNHRAVIAWLSAVTVGMLFVNTGWYVGPGARLFDGADFGFIVSTSVAALVYFLFLKFNPEPAYNFGPKGARIASAPESRYGDFMPIQPMDMSKVRWRIG; this comes from the coding sequence ATGAAAGAAGAAGTCGCAGCCGCGGCTGAACCGACCACCGCCATGGTGGACGTGGTCGGCAAGGTGGAAAGTTACGGAATCGAATACATTCCGGACGAGGACCGACACTCCCGACCCCGAAACCTGCTGTGGATCCTGTTCGGCGGGAGCATGACGTTCGGGATCATCGTCATCGGCTGGGTCCCGGTCTCGCTGGGCCTCGGCTGGTGGGAGTCGGCCAGCGCCATCGTGGTGGGCTCGGCCATCGGTGCCACCCTGATGGCACCGATGGGCCTGCTCGGGCTGCGCAGCGGCAGCAACAACCCCGTCGCCAGCGGGGCGCACTTCGGCGCGCTGGGCCGGATGATCGGCTCGGCGCTGGGCATCACCGCCGACATCGTCTTCGCCGCACTGTGCATCTGGGCGGCCGGCGAGGTCCTGGCGCGCAGCGTGGTGCGCATCTTCGGCGTCGAAAGCCAAGCCGTCACAGTCGCATTGCTGATCATCGCCTACGCGCTGGTGGCGATCGTGATGACCATCATCGCGGTGATGGGCCACGCCAACATGGTGACCTTCACCAAGTGGATGGTGCCCACCGCCGGCTCCATCATGATCCTCTACATCTTCGTCGCCGCGAAGAACTTCGATCCCAGCTACGCCGGCGGCGACTACGCACTCGGCAGCTTCTGGCCCACCTGGATCCTGGGCATGCTCGCCTGTGCGGGCACGGTCAACTCCTACGGCCCCTACGTCGGCGACTGGACGCGGCACATCTCCACCAAGAAGTACCCGCCCCGGCACTCGGTCGCGGCGGCCTGGGTCGGCGGCTTCTTCGGCATGGGCGGCGCCTTCATGTTCGGCGCCTACACCGCGGTCACGTTCAAGGACCCGATCAACGCCTACGCCACCGAATTCGCGAACAACGTGCCCTACTGGTTCCTGTTCTTCGCGCTGTACCTGGCCTTCATCCCGGGCACCGCGCAGGCCGTGATCAACATCTACAACATGGGCCTGGACTTCTCGTCGATCGTCCCGGGCATCAGCCGGGTGCGGGCCACCATCTACCTGTCCATCGTGTCCACCGTGCTGGTCTTCATCGGCGCGTTCTACCAACAGCTTTCGGCGATCGTCAGCTCGTACCTGGCCATCCTGATCGTGCTGGGCGCCCCGTGGACCATCATCAACCTGATCGGCTACTTCAACAACCGCGGCTACTACGACCCGGACTCGCTGCAGGTCTACAACCGCGGCCAGATGGGCGGCCGGTACTGGTCCTCGGCGGGCCTGAACCACCGCGCGGTGATCGCCTGGCTCTCGGCCGTGACCGTCGGCATGCTGTTCGTGAACACCGGTTGGTACGTCGGACCCGGCGCGCGACTGTTCGACGGCGCGGACTTCGGCTTCATCGTGTCGACCAGCGTGGCCGCCCTGGTGTACTTCCTGTTCCTCAAGTTCAACCCGGAACCGGCCTACAACTTCGGTCCCAAGGGCGCGCGCATCGCCAGCGCGCCGGAGTCGCGGTACGGCGACTTCATGCCGATCCAACCGATGGACATGAGCAAGGTCCGCTGGCGGATCGGCTAG
- a CDS encoding DUF1116 domain-containing protein, giving the protein MSRVRAQANRAAVEALLAADPVLVGIESAQEAMGLPPSTVLTSGPTMPFDAYTGGQRAAIIGGALYEGLAADEAAAVAAFERGEIAVRGCQEFGCVGSLAGVTTASMPVAVVVNDTTGDRGYCTLYEGDSADRLNYGTYTAATRANLEALRLRIAPALNSLIAAQTEPLRLKPIMARALTMGDELHSRNAAATLLFLRRLLVGAKQFGDDLGHALDSLCDDYFFLRLSMAASKVMANAMRGFDGSSVVTAMSFSCAQFGVQTSGTGDTWFTGPLPTFEDFRIEDGYDADDIEFMGGESIITEVVGLGGVAQAAGLPLQRSSGRSVVRMVARTTAMYDITVTESPDFLIPVLNYRGTPLGLDVEKIVQPTGVTPFLDIGIAGRSGRQIGGGVARAPLEPFRKAWEALTATA; this is encoded by the coding sequence ATGTCGAGAGTCCGCGCCCAGGCCAATCGCGCCGCCGTCGAGGCGCTCCTGGCCGCCGACCCCGTGCTGGTCGGAATCGAGAGCGCGCAGGAGGCGATGGGGCTGCCCCCGTCGACCGTGCTGACCTCCGGGCCGACCATGCCGTTCGATGCGTACACGGGAGGTCAGCGCGCGGCGATCATCGGCGGCGCGCTCTACGAGGGCCTGGCCGCCGACGAGGCCGCCGCGGTCGCCGCGTTCGAGCGCGGCGAGATCGCGGTGCGGGGCTGTCAGGAGTTCGGCTGCGTCGGGTCGCTGGCCGGCGTCACCACGGCGTCGATGCCGGTGGCGGTCGTGGTCAACGACACCACCGGGGATCGCGGCTACTGCACGCTCTACGAGGGCGACAGCGCCGACCGGCTCAACTACGGCACCTACACCGCGGCCACCCGGGCGAACCTCGAAGCGCTGCGCCTGCGCATCGCGCCGGCGCTGAACAGTCTGATCGCCGCGCAGACCGAACCGCTGCGGCTCAAGCCCATCATGGCGCGCGCCCTGACCATGGGCGACGAGTTGCACAGCCGCAACGCCGCCGCGACGCTGCTGTTCCTGCGGCGACTGCTGGTCGGCGCCAAGCAATTCGGCGATGACCTCGGGCATGCCCTGGACTCGCTGTGCGACGACTACTTTTTCCTGCGGCTGTCGATGGCGGCCAGCAAGGTGATGGCCAACGCGATGCGCGGTTTCGACGGCTCGAGCGTGGTGACCGCGATGTCCTTCTCCTGCGCGCAATTCGGGGTTCAGACCTCCGGTACCGGCGATACCTGGTTCACCGGGCCCCTGCCCACGTTCGAGGACTTCCGGATCGAGGACGGATACGACGCCGACGACATCGAGTTCATGGGGGGTGAGAGCATCATCACCGAGGTAGTCGGTCTGGGTGGGGTCGCACAGGCGGCCGGGTTGCCGTTGCAGAGATCCAGTGGACGCAGCGTAGTGAGGATGGTCGCCCGAACCACCGCCATGTACGACATCACCGTGACGGAGAGCCCCGACTTCCTGATCCCCGTCCTGAACTACCGCGGCACGCCGCTGGGCCTGGACGTCGAGAAGATCGTGCAACCCACCGGAGTCACCCCATTCCTGGACATCGGCATCGCGGGCCGCTCGGGCCGCCAGATCGGTGGGGGAGTGGCCCGCGCCCCGCTCGAACCGTTCCGCAAGGCATGGGAGGCGTTGACGGCGACGGCCTAG
- a CDS encoding LacI family DNA-binding transcriptional regulator — MAGIIDVAAAAGVSPTTVSHVLNNRGRIAEETRAKVLEAARQLGYQANVHAQQLVTRRSRIIAIQMPDLGDTPGPSLPHSAYFLELINGAAAAADSGGYALVVSPSGGNAGVLSGFAIDGAIIVDPHGEEPVFRTDVPMVTIGVAEHSEREVLRVDNDHAGAARQVLDHFAEAGRRRPALLTDETRRSYVKDVRTGYRSWVAERGVPETLVTVGALDKDTLDAAFAELFAVPVDAVYTSSDDLALALLDAATRAGLRVPQDLAIASAVDDRALSLTSPQISATNLFPFRTGETAAELLIERLENGPGALPGPLMPTEFVARGSSAPA, encoded by the coding sequence GTGGCAGGGATCATCGACGTGGCCGCGGCGGCGGGCGTCTCGCCGACGACCGTCTCCCACGTCCTGAACAATCGCGGCCGCATCGCCGAAGAAACCCGGGCCAAGGTCCTCGAGGCGGCCCGGCAGCTGGGCTACCAGGCCAATGTGCACGCCCAGCAGCTGGTCACCCGGCGCAGTCGGATCATCGCGATCCAGATGCCGGACCTCGGGGACACCCCGGGCCCGTCGCTGCCCCACTCGGCGTACTTCCTCGAACTCATCAACGGGGCCGCGGCGGCCGCCGACAGCGGCGGCTACGCGTTGGTGGTGTCCCCGTCCGGTGGCAACGCCGGCGTGCTGAGCGGGTTTGCCATCGACGGGGCCATCATCGTCGACCCGCACGGCGAGGAACCGGTCTTCCGGACCGACGTCCCGATGGTCACCATCGGGGTGGCCGAGCACAGTGAGCGTGAGGTGCTGCGGGTCGACAACGACCACGCGGGAGCGGCCCGCCAGGTGCTCGACCACTTTGCTGAAGCGGGTCGGCGGCGCCCGGCCCTGCTCACCGACGAGACCCGACGCAGCTACGTCAAGGACGTCCGCACCGGGTACCGGTCCTGGGTGGCCGAGCGGGGTGTCCCGGAGACCCTCGTCACCGTCGGTGCGCTGGACAAAGACACGCTCGACGCCGCCTTCGCGGAGCTGTTCGCGGTCCCGGTCGACGCGGTGTACACCAGCTCCGACGACCTGGCCCTGGCCCTGTTGGACGCGGCGACCCGGGCCGGTTTGCGGGTGCCGCAGGATCTGGCCATCGCCTCCGCGGTCGACGACCGGGCGCTGTCACTGACCTCCCCGCAGATCTCGGCGACCAACCTGTTCCCGTTCCGCACCGGGGAGACGGCCGCCGAGTTGCTCATCGAACGCCTCGAGAACGGCCCCGGGGCTTTGCCCGGCCCGCTGATGCCGACCGAGTTCGTCGCCCGGGGGTCCTCGGCGCCGGCCTAG
- the fbaA gene encoding class II fructose-bisphosphate aldolase, translating into MPIATPEVYAEMLGRAKEHSFAFPAINCTSSETINAAIKGFADAGSDGIIQFSTGGAEFGSGLGVKDMVTGAVALAEFAHVIAAKYDITVALHTDHCPKGKLDTFVRPLLAISAERVKNGQNPLFQSHMWDGSAVPIDENLDIAKELLKLSAEAKIILEIEIGVVGGEEDGVEAEINEKLYTTPEDFEKTVEALGVGEHGKYLLAATFGNVHGVYKPGNVKLKPEILAEGQKVASAKLGLAEGSKPFDFVFHGGSGSAKSEIEEALGYGVIKMNVDTDTQYAFTRPVAAHMFTNYDGVLKIDGEVGNKKTYDPRSYLKKAEAAMTERVIEACNDLHSAGRSVSAG; encoded by the coding sequence ATGCCTATCGCCACTCCCGAGGTCTACGCCGAGATGCTGGGCCGCGCCAAGGAGCATTCCTTCGCATTTCCGGCCATCAACTGCACGTCCTCGGAAACCATCAACGCCGCCATCAAGGGTTTCGCCGACGCCGGTAGCGACGGCATCATCCAGTTCTCGACCGGTGGCGCGGAGTTCGGTTCCGGCCTCGGGGTCAAGGACATGGTGACCGGCGCCGTCGCGCTCGCCGAGTTCGCCCACGTCATCGCCGCCAAGTACGACATCACGGTGGCCCTGCACACCGACCACTGCCCCAAGGGCAAGCTCGACACTTTCGTGCGTCCGCTGCTGGCCATCTCGGCCGAGCGCGTGAAGAACGGCCAGAACCCGCTGTTCCAGTCGCACATGTGGGACGGCTCGGCGGTGCCGATCGACGAGAACCTGGACATCGCCAAGGAACTGCTGAAGCTGTCGGCCGAGGCCAAGATCATCCTGGAGATCGAGATCGGCGTGGTCGGCGGCGAGGAGGACGGCGTCGAGGCCGAGATCAACGAGAAGCTCTACACCACCCCCGAGGACTTCGAGAAGACCGTCGAGGCCCTCGGCGTCGGCGAGCACGGGAAGTACCTGCTGGCCGCGACGTTCGGCAACGTGCACGGCGTCTACAAGCCGGGCAACGTGAAGCTCAAGCCGGAGATCCTGGCCGAGGGGCAGAAGGTCGCGTCGGCCAAGCTGGGCCTGGCCGAGGGCTCCAAGCCGTTCGACTTCGTCTTCCACGGCGGGTCGGGTTCGGCGAAGTCGGAGATCGAGGAGGCGCTGGGCTACGGCGTCATCAAGATGAACGTCGACACCGACACCCAGTACGCCTTCACCCGCCCGGTGGCCGCGCACATGTTCACCAACTACGACGGTGTGCTCAAGATCGACGGCGAGGTCGGCAACAAGAAGACCTACGACCCGCGCAGCTACCTGAAGAAGGCCGAGGCGGCGATGACCGAGCGAGTCATCGAGGCCTGCAACGACCTGCACAGCGCCGGCCGGTCCGTCTCCGCGGGGTAA
- a CDS encoding DedA family protein, whose translation MTSTTTLALMPDFLDPITLIGYFGTWALLGLLLVVFVESGVLFPVLPGDSLLFVAGMLAAGTASAGSDANFQLWQLLLFIPIAAVAGSQVGYWIGRNVGTAMFKPDARFLKQKYLDEAHKFFESRGPFAIVIARFIPIVRTLAPITAGAARMNYAVFTLFNVVGALVWGIGLTLLGYWLGQFEIIQTLLEPIIILIVVISVLPMVYEWYRRRREAKNTAA comes from the coding sequence ATGACCAGCACCACCACCCTTGCGCTCATGCCGGATTTTCTGGACCCGATCACCCTGATCGGGTATTTCGGCACCTGGGCCCTGCTGGGTCTGTTGCTGGTGGTGTTCGTCGAGTCCGGGGTGTTGTTCCCGGTGCTGCCGGGCGATTCGCTGCTGTTCGTCGCGGGCATGCTGGCCGCGGGCACCGCCTCGGCGGGTAGCGACGCCAACTTCCAGCTGTGGCAGCTGCTGCTGTTCATCCCGATCGCCGCGGTCGCCGGCAGCCAGGTGGGCTACTGGATCGGCCGCAACGTGGGCACCGCCATGTTCAAGCCGGATGCCCGCTTCCTCAAGCAGAAGTACCTCGACGAGGCACACAAGTTCTTCGAATCGCGCGGCCCGTTCGCCATCGTGATCGCCCGCTTCATCCCGATCGTGCGGACACTGGCACCGATCACCGCCGGCGCGGCCCGGATGAACTACGCGGTATTCACGCTGTTCAACGTCGTCGGCGCGCTGGTCTGGGGCATCGGGCTCACCCTGCTGGGCTACTGGCTCGGTCAGTTCGAGATCATCCAGACCCTGCTCGAGCCGATCATCATCCTGATCGTGGTGATCTCCGTGCTGCCGATGGTCTACGAGTGGTACCGCCGGCGCCGCGAGGCCAAGAACACCGCCGCCTAG
- a CDS encoding LLM class F420-dependent oxidoreductase, translating to MTSAQRANIDFPSRVGVWWASDPWAMPEAQDIAREIEQLGYGSLFLPETVGKECLTQSAAFLAATERLVVGTGIANIHVRVPSAAETGARTLTALYPGRFVLGLGVSHGPLVERGLGGTYAKPLATMRGYLEKMAAVPPQIEPGVGRPPVLLAALGPKMIELSGTHADGAHPYLVTPSQTRVTRDILGPDKWIVSEQAVAIGGDDADQLRRAHSHLEVYSGLPNYRNSWLRQGFDESDLVRGGSERLARGVVGMGSAEQAAEVVTAHLDAGADHVVIQVLGNTPTDDPRPGLRELAAVLKLG from the coding sequence ATGACCTCCGCGCAGCGTGCCAACATCGACTTCCCGTCCCGCGTCGGCGTCTGGTGGGCCAGCGACCCCTGGGCCATGCCCGAGGCCCAGGACATCGCCCGCGAGATCGAACAGCTGGGCTACGGCTCGTTGTTCCTGCCGGAGACCGTCGGCAAGGAGTGCCTCACCCAGTCCGCGGCTTTCCTGGCCGCCACCGAGCGGCTGGTGGTCGGGACCGGCATCGCCAACATCCACGTTCGGGTGCCGTCGGCCGCCGAGACCGGCGCCCGCACGCTGACCGCGCTGTACCCGGGCCGGTTCGTGCTGGGCCTCGGGGTCAGCCACGGCCCGCTGGTGGAGCGCGGTCTCGGTGGCACCTACGCCAAGCCGTTGGCGACCATGCGCGGCTACCTGGAAAAGATGGCCGCGGTGCCGCCGCAGATCGAGCCGGGAGTCGGCCGCCCGCCGGTGTTGCTGGCGGCGCTGGGCCCGAAGATGATCGAGCTGTCCGGCACCCACGCCGACGGCGCGCACCCGTACCTGGTCACGCCGTCGCAGACCCGGGTCACCCGGGACATCCTGGGCCCGGACAAGTGGATCGTCTCGGAGCAGGCCGTGGCCATCGGCGGTGACGACGCCGATCAGCTGCGCCGCGCACACAGCCACCTCGAGGTGTACAGCGGCCTGCCGAACTACCGGAATTCCTGGCTGCGGCAGGGCTTCGACGAGTCCGATCTGGTGCGCGGCGGCTCGGAGCGGTTGGCCCGCGGCGTGGTGGGGATGGGCTCGGCCGAGCAGGCCGCCGAGGTGGTCACCGCCCACCTGGACGCCGGTGCCGACCACGTGGTCATCCAGGTGCTGGGCAACACCCCCACCGACGACCCGCGCCCGGGCCTGCGGGAGCTAGCCGCGGTGCTGAAGCTGGGGTAG
- a CDS encoding vWA domain-containing protein, which translates to MNRPSLLRGVDRAALAVALATRLRAAGVLVSADGPAEFVAALGVTARSRRDVYWAARLTLVTRAEDIPAFDEVFGYAFADAVRGVDPVSSKSRAAGRVSPAEGLSDAGGATVEGLPWLTRQTSMAGADTAETDSALAVPDVLPSRLRVRADQPFEAFDAADLRVIGDWLERTAPRWPQRRTRRREQSRRGRRIDLRQTMRASRTTGWEVVTLIRTRRRRRPRRIVFLCDVSRSMQPYVTVYLHLMRALAVRPRMARPEVFAFSTSLTRLTPALSHRSAEVALARANDRVADRYGGTHLGPAVADLVRGPHGSALRGAVAVIASDGWDADPPEVLERAMRRLRGRAERVVWLNPRAAATGFVPTAASMAAALPYCDVFLPAHSLTGLVELFDELAA; encoded by the coding sequence ATGAACCGACCGTCGCTGCTGCGCGGTGTGGACCGGGCGGCCCTCGCGGTCGCCCTGGCGACCCGGCTGCGTGCGGCGGGGGTTCTGGTATCCGCCGACGGACCGGCTGAATTCGTGGCCGCACTCGGCGTCACCGCGCGGTCGCGCCGCGACGTGTACTGGGCGGCCCGGCTGACCCTGGTGACCCGCGCCGAGGACATCCCGGCCTTCGACGAGGTGTTCGGCTACGCGTTCGCCGACGCCGTGCGCGGCGTCGACCCGGTGTCGTCGAAATCCCGGGCCGCGGGCCGAGTTTCGCCGGCCGAGGGACTGTCGGACGCGGGCGGGGCGACGGTCGAGGGCCTGCCGTGGCTGACCCGGCAGACCTCGATGGCCGGGGCCGATACGGCCGAGACCGATTCCGCGCTGGCGGTGCCTGATGTGTTGCCGAGCCGGTTGCGGGTGCGCGCCGACCAACCCTTCGAGGCCTTCGACGCCGCGGATCTGCGCGTCATCGGCGACTGGCTGGAACGCACCGCGCCGCGGTGGCCGCAGCGGCGCACCCGTCGTCGCGAGCAGAGCCGGCGGGGCCGGCGGATCGACCTGCGGCAGACCATGCGTGCCTCGCGGACCACCGGCTGGGAGGTCGTGACGCTGATCCGCACCCGTCGTCGCCGGCGGCCGCGTCGCATCGTATTTCTGTGCGACGTCAGCAGATCCATGCAGCCCTACGTCACGGTCTACCTGCACCTGATGCGGGCGCTGGCGGTGCGGCCCCGGATGGCGCGCCCCGAGGTGTTCGCGTTCTCGACCTCGCTGACCCGGCTGACCCCGGCGCTGTCGCACCGCAGCGCCGAGGTGGCGCTGGCCCGGGCCAACGACCGGGTCGCCGACCGCTACGGCGGCACCCATCTGGGCCCGGCCGTCGCCGACTTGGTGCGCGGCCCGCACGGCAGTGCGCTGCGGGGCGCGGTGGCCGTGATCGCCTCCGACGGTTGGGACGCCGACCCGCCCGAGGTGCTCGAGCGGGCGATGCGCCGGTTGCGCGGTCGGGCCGAGCGCGTGGTGTGGCTGAACCCGCGCGCCGCGGCGACGGGATTCGTGCCGACCGCCGCATCGATGGCCGCGGCGCTGCCGTACTGCGATGTGTTCCTGCCCGCGCATTCGCTGACCGGACTGGTCGAACTGTTCGACGAACTCGCCGCCTAA
- a CDS encoding SRPBCC family protein, whose product MKIANEFTVSAPIARAWEVLTDLEEVIPLMPGATLGGREGEDVLGKVKVKVGPVTSEFSGRVRFVEQDAAQYRAVIDGKGKEARGTGNATATVTAQLHEDGERTRVTVDTDLKVVGKLAQFGSGMLQQVSEKLLGQFVDSLEAKLAADGQTAEPQTAEPQTAEPTAAPVAAAPAQPAEAAPIDLLELAGGQTLKRYGPMVAALFAAAAAVFALGRVLLGRRVERDRR is encoded by the coding sequence ATGAAGATCGCCAACGAGTTCACCGTCAGCGCCCCGATCGCCCGCGCGTGGGAGGTGCTCACGGACCTCGAGGAGGTGATCCCGCTGATGCCGGGCGCCACGTTGGGTGGCCGCGAGGGCGAGGACGTGCTGGGCAAGGTGAAGGTCAAGGTGGGCCCGGTCACCAGCGAGTTCTCCGGCCGCGTGCGCTTCGTCGAACAGGACGCGGCGCAGTACCGCGCGGTCATCGACGGCAAGGGTAAGGAGGCCCGCGGCACGGGCAACGCGACCGCGACCGTGACCGCGCAGTTGCACGAGGATGGGGAGCGCACCCGGGTCACGGTGGACACCGACCTCAAGGTCGTCGGCAAGCTCGCCCAGTTCGGCAGCGGTATGCTGCAACAGGTTTCGGAGAAGCTGCTCGGTCAGTTCGTGGACTCGCTGGAGGCCAAGCTGGCCGCCGACGGGCAGACCGCCGAACCGCAGACCGCCGAACCGCAGACCGCTGAACCGACGGCGGCGCCCGTCGCCGCCGCACCGGCGCAACCGGCCGAGGCCGCGCCGATCGACCTGCTCGAGTTGGCCGGCGGGCAGACGCTCAAACGGTACGGCCCCATGGTGGCCGCGCTGTTCGCCGCGGCGGCGGCGGTCTTCGCCCTCGGCCGGGTGCTGCTCGGCAGGCGGGTCGAACGCGACCGCCGATGA
- a CDS encoding AAA family ATPase has protein sequence MTAARAFADIDDVVRRFDAHDHLLDEGTAAACYLATTLRRPLLLEGEPGVGKTTAAKTLAAVLDAPLTRLQCYEGLTAAEALYDWNYQRQLLSIRLAEARGAGIAETDLYTESYLVDRPILQCVRHTGPTPPVLLIDEIDRADDEFEALLLEFLGEASVTVPELGTFVAQRPPVVVLTSNRSRDLHDALRRRCLYHWIDYPDPARAAEIVRRTVPGATAALITSAAEFVGAARDLDLDKPPGLAETIDWVAALAALGVGDLVAENTDALVSSLGALAKTPDDHELISAALTETSSNR, from the coding sequence ATGACGGCCGCGCGGGCCTTCGCCGACATCGATGATGTGGTGCGGCGTTTCGACGCGCACGACCACCTGCTCGACGAGGGGACCGCCGCGGCCTGCTACCTGGCGACGACGCTGCGGCGGCCGCTGCTGCTGGAGGGCGAACCCGGGGTGGGGAAGACCACCGCCGCCAAGACCCTGGCCGCGGTCCTGGACGCACCGCTGACCCGGCTGCAGTGCTACGAGGGGCTGACCGCGGCCGAGGCGCTCTACGACTGGAACTATCAGCGTCAGCTGCTGTCCATCCGGCTCGCGGAGGCCCGCGGTGCCGGGATCGCCGAGACCGACCTCTACACCGAGTCCTACCTGGTGGACCGGCCCATCCTGCAGTGTGTGCGGCACACCGGGCCGACCCCGCCGGTGTTGCTGATCGACGAGATCGACCGCGCCGACGACGAATTCGAGGCGTTGCTGCTCGAATTCCTCGGCGAGGCCAGCGTCACCGTGCCCGAACTGGGTACGTTCGTCGCGCAGCGACCGCCGGTGGTGGTGCTGACCTCCAACCGCAGCCGCGATCTGCACGATGCGCTGCGGCGGCGCTGCCTGTACCACTGGATCGACTACCCCGATCCGGCCCGCGCCGCCGAGATCGTGCGGCGCACCGTTCCCGGGGCCACCGCCGCGCTGATCACCAGCGCGGCCGAATTCGTCGGCGCCGCCCGCGATCTGGACCTCGACAAGCCGCCGGGTCTGGCCGAGACCATCGACTGGGTCGCCGCGCTCGCCGCGCTCGGCGTCGGGGATCTGGTGGCCGAGAACACCGACGCCCTCGTCAGCAGCCTGGGCGCGCTGGCGAAGACCCCCGACGATCACGAGTTGATCAGCGCGGCCCTGACCGAGACCAGCAGCAACCGATGA